The DNA window TGTCTATTCGTTTGATGCCAATAACAAAGTATATCCTGTCGTTGTGGGTGATACAACCAAATTTTTAGATTTAAAAGTAAATCAGTTGAATGTCAATAAATACGCTTTTCATAAGAATAAATTTCCAGTGGAAGTGTTTTTAAGTTACTCCGGAAACAAAAGTGTGAATGCTGATTTTCGAATTTCGCAAGGAAATTCAATTTTAAGCAAGCAAACGGTTTCTTTTTCGCCATCTAAAAAATCTGTACTAGTAAATGTTTTACTTCCGGCTGATAAAGTGGGTTTGCAAGTATTTAAAGCAACAATTTCTTCCAATCAAATAGAGAAAAACAGCTATAACAACACTAAGAATTTTGCAGTAGAAATCATTGACCAAAAAACTAACATTGCAATTGTTTCTACGATAAATCATCCGGATATTGGCGCTTTGAAGCGGGCAATAGAATCTAATGCGCAGCGAAAAGTAACTATATTTAAACCCAGTGCAATCAATTCATTACAGGATTATAATATTTTAATTTTGTATCAGCCAACGAACGAATTCAAATTAGTTTTTGATAAAAATAAATTAGCTGGAATTAATTCTTTTATTGTCACAGGAAACAATACTGATTTTAATTTTTTGAACCAACAACAGAGCAATTTGATTTTCAAAATGAGTGGTCAAAAAGAAGATTATTTGGCTGGATTTAATTCGCAATTCAATTTATTTTCGATTGATAATTTGGGCTTCGAAAATTTCCCGCCCTTGCAAAATCCTTTTGGAACAATAACTACAAAGGGAAGCGTTTCAACATTGCTTTCATCCAAAATCAGAAATATCGAAACCAATTCACCTTTATTATCTTTTGCTGAAAATCAAGGAAAACGATCGGCTTTTTTGTTGGGTGAAAATAGTTGGAAATGGCGAATGCAAACCCACGTTGATCATCAATCTTTCGAGAAATTTGATGTTTTTGTGGACAAAATCATTCAGTTTTTGGCATCCAACGATTCCAAAAAGTCTTTGATTGTGAACCACGAAAGTTTTTATAATTCAGGAGAAACCATAGAAATTACAGCTTCTTATTTCAATAAAAACTATGAATTTGACGAAAAAGCTCGTTTGACCATTTCGGTGACCAATGCTAAAACAAAGCAATCTAAAAACTACGATTTATTAAAAGGTAATAGCGCTTTCAAAGTCAATTTAGATGGCCTTTCGGCAGGAACATATAATTTTATTGTCAAAGAATTGAATTCACGAATAAGTCATTCGGGACATTTTGAAATTCTAGATTTCGACATCGAAAAGCAATTTGTCAATCCTGATGTGGAAAAATTGAATCAATTGGCTACACAAACCAAAGGAAAATTATTTTACCCAAACCAAGTTGATATTTTATTCAAAACCCTTTTGGAAAACGAAGATTACAAAGCCATTCAAAAAGAAGTTATTACCAAAACCCCTTTAATTGATTGGGTTTGGTTATTGGTTTTAATGGCGATTTCTCTTGCCTCAGAATGGTTTTTGAGGAAATATAATGGGATGTTGTGATTAAATTATCTGTTCAAGTCTTTTTCAATGTAGAAATAAACTAATATTACTAAATTATGAAAGTTAAATTCCTATCTATTGTTGCAATTTCGACTGTTATTTTTTATGTTTTTTCATTTTCAAAGACGAATAATATTGTCAAAAGCAATCTTTCGGGAAATACCATTCAGCAACGTTTTCAAACTCCTTCGGGATTTGTGAGAGAAGTAGAATCTAAGTCTTCCTTTGGTTATTTTTTGAGAAATCTTCCTTTAAAACCAGTTGGTTCCAATGTTTTGTATTATAACGGGACAGGAAAATACAATCAAAATGTGTACGAAGCAGTCGTTAATTTGCCTATAGGAAAACAGGATTTACATCAATGCGCAGATGCTGTAATGCGTTTGCGAGCGGATTATTTTTACGGTCAAAAGCAATATGACAAAATCCATTTTAATTTCACAAATGGTTTTCGAGTTGATTATAGCAAATGGGCAGCAGGTTACCGCATTGCAGTTAAAGGAAATAAAGCGAGTTGGGTTAAAACGGCAAAACCGTCCAATAGTTACGAAACTTATTGGAAATATTTGGAGACTGTATTTATGTATGCAGGAACGGCTTCCTTAGAAAAGGAGCTGAAAGCAATTAAAGTTACCGATGTGAATATTGGGGATGTTT is part of the Flavobacterium nackdongense genome and encodes:
- a CDS encoding DUF4846 domain-containing protein, whose amino-acid sequence is MKVKFLSIVAISTVIFYVFSFSKTNNIVKSNLSGNTIQQRFQTPSGFVREVESKSSFGYFLRNLPLKPVGSNVLYYNGTGKYNQNVYEAVVNLPIGKQDLHQCADAVMRLRADYFYGQKQYDKIHFNFTNGFRVDYSKWAAGYRIAVKGNKASWVKTAKPSNSYETYWKYLETVFMYAGTASLEKELKAIKVTDVNIGDVFIKGGFPGHAVIVVDVAVNTKNNQKVMLLAQSYMPAQELQILKNPNNSSLSPWYSVDLGTTLKTPEWTFNSSQLKRF